The Mycolicibacterium monacense genome contains the following window.
GGTGTAGATGCGGCGGTTGAGTCCCTTCACCAGATCGGCGGTCTCGGCGAGATCCTCGGGGGTCGACAGGGGGATCCGGACGCTGTCGATCTGCTTACAGATGTCGACGGCGATGATGTCGGCGCCCTCCTGCGCCAGTCGCACCGCGTGGGCCCGGCCCTGTCCGCGGGCCGCACCCGTGATGAATGCGACTTTGCCTTCTACCCGTCCTGCCATCGGTTCCTCGATTCCTCGTTCGTCATGCGCTGTGCACCTGCTCAGCACCTTCCCACCGGCATTCCATTGTGTCAACGTCGCACTCGAATCGGGCAGTTTCTACTGTCCGCTTAGGAGAATGACGTTTCCGCGAGAATGTCGAGGGCGCACGGATGGGCCCGCGGGTGAGGCCACGCCGCGCATCGGCGAGGCCGCCGGCGGGCGGTGGAGGTGTGCTAGATCTTGGCGAAACCGTGCGCGACGAAGTCCCAGCATTCGTCGGCGGTGATCGGGTGGACGGAGCCGTCGTCGGCGCCGCCGCTGGACTGTGCGACGAACATGACCGTCTGCATCGTCATCGCGGCCATCCGCTTGGGGTTGATGCCCTCGCGTAGTTGGCCTGCGGCGCTGGCCTCTTCCATCAACTCGGCGAGCAGCACGAGCAACGGGGCGTGCGCCACCTTGACCTCCGCGGGATGTGACACCAGGAGTCGGGGCGCGAAGTCGGTGAACAGGGGCCGCTGCGCGGCGGGGTCCGGCCGGGAGGTCTCGAAAAGCAGCTGGACGGCGACTTTGAGGCGTTCGATCGGATCGGTGTGGCTGGCCGTGGCCGCCCGGATCTGGTCGGCCGACCGGCTCAGCGCATCCTCGAAGAGGGCCAGCAGCAACTCGTGTTTACCGTCGAACTGCAGGTAGAAGCTGCGAAGCGACTGGCGCGAGCGGTCGACGACCTCCTGCACCGTGAAGTCGGTGCTGCCCTTTTCGATGATGATCGCCTGGGCGGCGTCGAGGAAGCGCTGGACGCGCTGCGCGGCGCGCAGTTTGGCGGTCTTGATCGACCGTTCGACGGCCCGCTGCTTCCAGGCCGGCTCTTCGCTGGGGGTGCTCACCGGCAGCTCATAGCCTGGCCGGGTCGGGAGAACATGGATGAACTGTACCGGAGAATGTCTGGGCATTGCGGTCGAAGCCCCCCTCGCGGCCCACGTGTCGGAGATTGTGCCTTCCTCATGGCGAGAATAGTATTCTCAGATTGGGCATTATTGAAGCGTTTCCCCAGAGAGCAAACCCGGGAGTGCCGTGCAACTGACTTTCGACGCCGACGTCGAAGCCTTCCGGGCTGAGTTCGTGGCATTCCTCGACGCCAACCAACCCGACGAGGCCGACACGGCGCAGCGCCCGCGGTCGTCGGCCGACCTGCCAGACTGGGCCCGTCGCTGGCAGCGCCTGTTGTTCGACAACGGCTGGCTGCTGCCCGGCCATCCGCCGGAGTTCGGCGGCCGCAACGCCACCATCCTGCAGCAGTACGCCTATCAGCTCGAACTGTCGCGGCGCCGCATCTACCACAGCTTCAACCCGCAGGGAGTGGGGATCATCGCCGCGTCGCTGATCTCCTTCGGCACGCCCGAACAGCAGCAGAAGTGGGCGGTGCCGATCCTGCGCGCCGAGATGACCGCCGCGCTGGGTATGAGCGAACCGGGGGCCGGCTCCGACCTCGCATCATTGCGCACCCGGGCGGTGCGCGCACCGGATGCGGCACACTACGTTGTCAACGGGCAGAAGGTCTGGACGTCGGGGGCGAGCGAAGCCGACGTCATCCTCACCTTCGTGCGGACCGATCCGGATGCGGCCAAACACCGCGGGATCAGCGTGCTGATGATCCCCACCGACTCGCCCGGCGTGATCCGCCGGCCGTTCGCCTCGATCTGCGACGCCGGGGAACTCGACTTCAACGAGGTCTTCTTCAACGACGTCGAGGTGCCGGTGGAGAACCTGATCGGTCCCGAGAACGACGGCTGGCGGGTGGCCAACGGATCGCTGGGACACGAGCGGACGATGCTGTGGCTCAGCTACGCCGACCGCCTGCAGGACCTCATCGACGACTTCCCGGCCCACACCGCACTGGACCGGGACCGCTACGCCACCATGGTGATCGACTCGATGGCGGTGCGCCTGCTCGGTTCGGTCGCGCTCGCCAGGGCCGCCAGGGGAGTCGACGACGCCGGGGCGCTGTCGGTGCTCAAGCTGCTCGGCTCCGAGACCGGGCAGCGGGCCACCGAACACGCGCTGGAGGCGGTCGGGGTGGACGGGCTGGCCCACCCCACCACCGTCGGGCCGTGGACCCCGCTCAATCTCGACGCCTACTCGTGCGGGTGGTTCGAGCGGTACACCCGGACCTTCGCGGGGACCATCGCCGGCGGGACTTCCGAGATCCAACGCAACATCATCGCCCAGCGCCTGCTCGGGCTGCCCAGGAACTAGAGGAGCAACGTGTACATCGACTACGAGGTCGCCGACAAGATCGCGACCATATCGCTGAACCGCCCCGAGGTGGCCAACGCGCAGAACACCGAACTGCTCGACGAACTCGACGCCGCGTGGACGCGGGCCGCCGAGGATCCCGAGGTGGTGGTGATCGTGTTGCGCGCCAACGGGAAACACTTCTCGGCGGGTCACGACCTGCGGGGCGGCGGGCCGGTTCCGGACAAGATCACACTCGAGTTCATCATCGCCCACGAGTCCAAGCGCTACCTCGAGTACACGCTGCGGTGGCGCAATACGCCCAAACCGTCGATCGCCGCGGTGCAGGGCCGCTGCATCTCCGGTGGGCTGATGCTGTGCTGGCCCTGCGATCTGATCCTGGCCGCCGATGACGCGCTGTTCTCGGATCCGGTGGCGCTGATGGGCATCGGCGGTGTCGAATACCACGGCCACACCTGGGAATTGGGGGCGCGCAAGGCCAAGGAGATCCTGTTCACCGGCCGGCCGCTGACCGCCGAGGAGGCCGAACGCACCGGCATGGTGAACCGGGTCGTACCCCGTGACGATCTCGACGCCGAGACCCGCGCGCTGGCCGAGCAGATCGCCGCGATGCCGCCGTTCGCCCTGCGTCAGGCCAAACGTGCGGTCAACCAGACCCTCGACGTACAGGGGTTCTACGCGGCGATCCAGTCGGTGTTCGACATCCACCAGACCGGGCACGGCAACGCGCTGAGCGTGGGCGGATGGCCGGTGCT
Protein-coding sequences here:
- a CDS encoding TetR/AcrR family transcriptional regulator, whose product is MPRHSPVQFIHVLPTRPGYELPVSTPSEEPAWKQRAVERSIKTAKLRAAQRVQRFLDAAQAIIIEKGSTDFTVQEVVDRSRQSLRSFYLQFDGKHELLLALFEDALSRSADQIRAATASHTDPIERLKVAVQLLFETSRPDPAAQRPLFTDFAPRLLVSHPAEVKVAHAPLLVLLAELMEEASAAGQLREGINPKRMAAMTMQTVMFVAQSSGGADDGSVHPITADECWDFVAHGFAKI
- a CDS encoding acyl-CoA dehydrogenase family protein codes for the protein MQLTFDADVEAFRAEFVAFLDANQPDEADTAQRPRSSADLPDWARRWQRLLFDNGWLLPGHPPEFGGRNATILQQYAYQLELSRRRIYHSFNPQGVGIIAASLISFGTPEQQQKWAVPILRAEMTAALGMSEPGAGSDLASLRTRAVRAPDAAHYVVNGQKVWTSGASEADVILTFVRTDPDAAKHRGISVLMIPTDSPGVIRRPFASICDAGELDFNEVFFNDVEVPVENLIGPENDGWRVANGSLGHERTMLWLSYADRLQDLIDDFPAHTALDRDRYATMVIDSMAVRLLGSVALARAARGVDDAGALSVLKLLGSETGQRATEHALEAVGVDGLAHPTTVGPWTPLNLDAYSCGWFERYTRTFAGTIAGGTSEIQRNIIAQRLLGLPRN
- a CDS encoding enoyl-CoA hydratase, whose translation is MYIDYEVADKIATISLNRPEVANAQNTELLDELDAAWTRAAEDPEVVVIVLRANGKHFSAGHDLRGGGPVPDKITLEFIIAHESKRYLEYTLRWRNTPKPSIAAVQGRCISGGLMLCWPCDLILAADDALFSDPVALMGIGGVEYHGHTWELGARKAKEILFTGRPLTAEEAERTGMVNRVVPRDDLDAETRALAEQIAAMPPFALRQAKRAVNQTLDVQGFYAAIQSVFDIHQTGHGNALSVGGWPVLVDLDKMKGTVQ